From the Butyrivibrio fibrisolvens genome, one window contains:
- the mfd gene encoding transcription-repair coupling factor — protein MRAIEAPLQELPAFTELDKYLDNPFACAEVIGCLDSEKLHMINGLGSQVRYRIIVTDSDLRAKEIFEDYKFYDRNVTVYPAKDLIFYQADIHSNDLTRQRIRTMRRLIEGRPVTVVTTFAALMSPQIPAEVIKSNILALDKRKPVDEQDIARKLVNMGYEKVYQVEGPGQFSVRGDIIDVFDLTEENPYRIELFGDDIESMRSFDIMSQRSLEKLESIEIYPASELILTRDRLEEGFDKITAEFESRYDQLRKAFKTEESARLKKYIEEKKEEALEYDNMSGLESFLRYFVDNPSTFLELFNSGSTMIFIDEPSHVQAQAKAVFDEFRESMINRAEQGYILPGQMDLLFSEEEIIARMGNVRRVLLEAIPLPASQNHYEPGKSFEIHTQTIAPYNNSFDLLVKDLKSYKKRGYRVLILSGSRTRAKRIVEDLRDNEVSASYSEDPGRVLQPGEIMTYYGRILKGFEYPDIKFAVISESDIFTEHKKKKRKKKKGMSGETISSMADLHPGDYVVHESHGLGIYRGIEKIETDHVVKDYIKVEYAGGGNLYVLATGLDVLQKYASSSEDTTHKPKLNKLGSPEWNRTKAKVRSAVDEVAQDLVELYAKRQQTKGYEFGPDTVWQQEFEDAFPYQETEDQEAAIEAVKADMRSPRIMERLICGDVGFGKTEIAIRAAFKAVQDSKQVAVLVPTTILAQQHYNTFSERMKDFPVRVDMLSRFRTAREQKKTVEDLRKGLVDIVIGTHRLLSKDVQYKDLGLLIVDEEQRFGVTHKEKIKKIKESVDVLTLSATPIPRTLHMSLVGIRDMSILEEAPNDRQPIQTFVCEYNEEMVREAIVRELSRQGQVYYVYNRVNDIADVAARIQKLVPEASVAFAHGQMSEQELEKIMYDFIDGDIDVLVSTTIIETGLDISNVNTMIISDADKMGLSQLYQLRGRVGRSNRNAYAFLMYKKNKMLKEVAEKRLSAIREFTDLGSGFKIAMRDLEIRGAGSLLGRKQSGHMMAVGYDMYCKMLNEAVRKKKGLESAYPEDFDTSIDLDVDAYIPTKYILNEEQKLEIYKRIASIENLGEADDMRDELRDRFGEVPDSVDNLLRVALMRVKAHSLYMREVKGGSGEITFEILREAKIKSENIPLLLKHYKGNLSFKSKGKVMFIYTYKKDENQKKAEQNLLCDTEKLLTDMEHALLNI, from the coding sequence ATGCGTGCTATAGAGGCGCCACTGCAGGAACTGCCTGCTTTTACCGAACTTGATAAATATCTTGATAATCCATTTGCCTGCGCTGAAGTCATAGGATGCCTTGATTCTGAGAAGCTCCATATGATCAACGGACTTGGAAGCCAGGTCCGCTATCGCATAATTGTGACAGATTCTGATCTTAGAGCCAAAGAGATCTTCGAAGATTATAAGTTCTATGACAGGAATGTTACAGTATATCCTGCCAAGGATCTCATATTCTATCAGGCAGATATCCATTCCAATGATCTTACACGCCAGCGTATAAGGACCATGCGCCGTCTTATAGAAGGCCGCCCTGTTACGGTGGTGACAACCTTTGCTGCTCTTATGAGCCCTCAGATCCCAGCTGAAGTTATCAAAAGCAATATCCTTGCACTTGATAAAAGAAAGCCTGTAGATGAGCAGGATATAGCCAGAAAACTTGTAAACATGGGCTATGAGAAGGTATATCAGGTAGAAGGCCCCGGTCAGTTCTCCGTTAGAGGCGATATCATCGATGTATTCGACCTTACAGAAGAGAATCCTTACAGAATAGAGCTTTTTGGTGATGATATAGAATCCATGAGATCTTTTGACATAATGTCCCAAAGATCTCTTGAAAAGCTTGAATCAATTGAGATATATCCTGCTTCTGAGCTTATCCTTACAAGAGACAGGCTTGAAGAAGGTTTTGATAAAATAACAGCCGAATTCGAATCAAGATATGATCAGCTAAGGAAGGCCTTTAAGACAGAAGAGTCTGCAAGGCTTAAAAAGTATATAGAAGAAAAGAAGGAAGAAGCTTTAGAATATGACAATATGTCAGGTCTTGAGAGCTTCCTTAGATACTTTGTAGATAACCCGTCTACATTCCTTGAACTGTTTAATAGCGGAAGCACTATGATCTTCATAGATGAGCCTTCTCATGTGCAGGCTCAGGCCAAGGCTGTATTTGATGAGTTCAGGGAAAGTATGATAAATAGAGCCGAGCAAGGCTACATACTCCCCGGGCAGATGGATCTTCTTTTTTCAGAAGAAGAGATAATAGCCAGGATGGGCAATGTCAGAAGAGTCCTTCTTGAAGCAATCCCGCTTCCTGCATCCCAGAATCATTATGAGCCCGGAAAGAGCTTTGAGATCCATACTCAGACTATTGCTCCCTATAATAACAGCTTCGATCTTCTGGTCAAAGATCTAAAGAGTTATAAAAAGAGAGGCTACAGAGTCCTCATCCTCTCCGGATCAAGAACAAGAGCTAAGAGAATCGTAGAAGATCTTAGGGACAATGAAGTCAGCGCTTCATATAGTGAGGATCCCGGGCGTGTACTGCAGCCTGGCGAGATCATGACCTATTATGGCCGTATATTAAAGGGATTTGAATATCCTGATATTAAGTTTGCTGTTATATCAGAAAGTGATATCTTCACAGAGCACAAGAAGAAAAAGAGAAAGAAAAAGAAGGGCATGTCCGGAGAGACTATATCCTCAATGGCAGACCTTCATCCGGGCGATTATGTAGTTCATGAAAGCCACGGACTTGGTATCTACAGAGGTATCGAGAAGATAGAGACTGATCACGTAGTCAAGGACTATATCAAGGTCGAGTATGCTGGCGGCGGCAATCTGTACGTGCTGGCTACAGGTCTTGATGTACTTCAAAAGTATGCCTCATCGTCAGAAGATACTACGCATAAGCCCAAGCTCAACAAGCTTGGAAGCCCTGAGTGGAACAGGACCAAGGCCAAAGTTAGAAGCGCAGTTGATGAAGTTGCACAGGATCTGGTGGAACTCTATGCCAAGAGACAGCAGACCAAGGGGTATGAATTTGGACCTGATACTGTATGGCAGCAGGAATTTGAAGATGCATTCCCTTATCAGGAGACTGAGGATCAGGAAGCTGCGATAGAAGCGGTCAAGGCAGATATGAGATCTCCTCGTATCATGGAGAGACTTATCTGCGGAGACGTAGGATTTGGTAAGACTGAGATTGCTATAAGAGCTGCCTTTAAGGCTGTTCAGGACAGCAAGCAGGTAGCAGTACTGGTGCCTACGACTATCCTTGCTCAGCAGCACTATAATACTTTTTCTGAGAGAATGAAGGACTTCCCTGTAAGAGTGGACATGTTGTCCAGATTCAGGACAGCCCGTGAACAGAAGAAGACCGTAGAAGATCTTCGTAAAGGCCTTGTAGATATCGTTATAGGAACACATAGACTGTTGTCCAAGGATGTCCAGTACAAAGACCTTGGACTTCTCATTGTAGATGAGGAGCAGAGATTCGGTGTAACTCATAAAGAGAAGATCAAGAAGATCAAAGAAAGTGTAGACGTACTGACCCTGTCAGCTACGCCTATTCCCCGTACTCTTCACATGAGCCTTGTGGGTATCAGGGATATGAGCATCCTTGAAGAAGCTCCCAATGACCGCCAGCCTATACAGACCTTTGTATGTGAATATAACGAAGAGATGGTAAGAGAAGCTATCGTAAGAGAACTTTCAAGACAAGGCCAGGTATACTATGTCTATAACAGAGTCAATGATATAGCGGATGTAGCTGCAAGGATACAAAAACTGGTACCGGAAGCAAGCGTGGCCTTTGCCCACGGCCAGATGTCTGAGCAGGAACTTGAGAAGATCATGTACGACTTCATAGACGGAGATATAGATGTACTAGTATCTACTACTATCATAGAAACAGGACTTGATATATCCAATGTTAATACAATGATCATCTCTGATGCTGATAAAATGGGTCTGTCACAGCTCTATCAGTTAAGAGGACGAGTAGGAAGATCCAACAGGAATGCCTATGCATTCCTTATGTACAAAAAGAACAAGATGCTCAAGGAAGTTGCAGAAAAAAGACTCTCTGCCATAAGAGAATTCACAGACCTTGGTTCAGGATTTAAGATCGCTATGCGTGATCTCGAGATAAGAGGGGCAGGTTCACTTCTTGGAAGGAAGCAGTCCGGACATATGATGGCAGTAGGCTATGATATGTACTGTAAGATGCTCAATGAAGCCGTTCGCAAGAAGAAGGGTCTTGAGTCAGCATATCCTGAAGACTTTGATACATCAATAGATCTTGACGTAGATGCTTATATTCCTACTAAGTATATCCTTAATGAAGAGCAGAAACTTGAGATATATAAGAGGATCGCTAGTATCGAAAACCTTGGCGAAGCTGATGATATGAGAGATGAGCTTCGTGACAGATTTGGAGAAGTTCCGGACAGCGTAGATAACCTTCTTAGAGTTGCTCTTATGAGAGTTAAAGCTCACAGCCTTTATATGCGCGAAGTTAAAGGCGGAAGTGGTGAGATAACCTTTGAGATACTTAGAGAAGCTAAGATAAAGAGCGAGAATATACCGCTTCTATTAAAACATTACAAAGGGAATCTATCATTTAAGTCTAAAGGTAAGGTTATGTTCATCTATACATATAAAAAAGATGAAAACCAGAAAAAAGCAGAGCAAAATCTGCTATGCGATACAGAAAAGCTCCTGACGGATATGGAGCATGCACTTTTAAATATTTAA
- the pth gene encoding aminoacyl-tRNA hydrolase, whose protein sequence is MVIIAGLGNPEKKYIGTRHNVGFATIDALCDKYGIELTETKFNAAYGKGMIEGHKVILMKPLTYMNRSGEAIGPMCHFYKVEPENDLIVISDDIDQNVGNIRVRPKGSAGGHNGLKSIIAHCQTDGFTRIRVGVGRKPEGMDLADHVLSHFNSEEEVNLKNAIDNAIAAIPVILDEGCDIAMTRFNRKVV, encoded by the coding sequence GTGGTAATTATTGCAGGACTTGGAAATCCGGAAAAGAAGTATATTGGAACCAGACATAATGTTGGTTTTGCTACAATAGATGCCTTGTGTGACAAGTACGGGATCGAACTTACAGAGACTAAATTTAATGCTGCATATGGTAAAGGTATGATAGAAGGTCATAAAGTCATTCTTATGAAGCCTCTTACATATATGAACAGAAGCGGTGAAGCTATAGGACCTATGTGTCATTTTTATAAAGTAGAACCTGAAAATGATCTCATTGTAATATCAGATGATATCGATCAGAATGTAGGTAATATCAGGGTTCGCCCCAAGGGAAGTGCTGGTGGACACAACGGTCTTAAATCCATAATCGCACATTGCCAGACAGATGGTTTTACCAGAATAAGAGTTGGCGTAGGTCGTAAGCCTGAGGGTATGGACCTTGCTGATCACGTACTTAGCCATTTTAACTCTGAAGAAGAAGTTAATCTCAAAAATGCCATAGATAACGCGATTGCAGCTATACCTGTAATCCTTGATGAAGGATGCGATATAGCTATGACCAGATTTAACCGCAAGGTTGTCTGA
- a CDS encoding glycosyltransferase family 2 protein: MTKESVLDTRVSIIVPVHNASDYIESTIKMVEAQTYTNWELILVDDASTDDSVEKITSAIEESSFSQEHFVLILKNKNEKAAAARNTGLDAASGRYIAFLDADDVWLPEKLERELEFMEKEGASFVFMSYEFGDENAKPTGKIVHVPDRLDYKHALSRTVIFTSTTLFDTRHLDKKLIYMPLIESEDTATWWSILKTGVIARGLDMPLIIYRRPANSLSSNKFVAIKRIWGLYRKIAHLNVISSFVHLVGWAYRATVRRL; encoded by the coding sequence ATGACAAAAGAATCTGTGCTGGATACAAGAGTCAGCATCATAGTCCCTGTTCACAATGCAAGTGATTATATAGAAAGCACTATCAAAATGGTGGAGGCGCAGACCTATACCAACTGGGAGCTTATACTTGTTGATGATGCATCAACAGATGACAGCGTTGAAAAGATAACTAGTGCTATTGAAGAAAGCTCCTTTTCCCAAGAGCATTTTGTACTTATATTAAAAAACAAGAATGAGAAGGCAGCAGCTGCCAGAAATACAGGACTTGACGCAGCTTCAGGACGATATATAGCTTTCCTTGATGCCGATGATGTGTGGCTGCCTGAAAAGCTTGAAAGAGAACTTGAGTTCATGGAAAAAGAAGGTGCCTCTTTTGTATTCATGTCCTATGAATTCGGAGATGAGAATGCAAAGCCTACAGGTAAGATAGTTCATGTTCCTGACAGACTTGATTATAAGCATGCCCTTTCCAGAACTGTTATCTTTACATCAACGACGCTTTTTGATACAAGACACCTTGATAAAAAGCTTATATACATGCCCCTGATAGAAAGCGAAGATACAGCAACCTGGTGGAGTATATTAAAAACGGGTGTTATTGCAAGAGGCCTTGACATGCCACTTATAATATACAGAAGACCGGCCAATTCCCTTTCATCCAACAAGTTTGTGGCGATAAAACGTATATGGGGACTTTATAGAAAGATAGCTCATCTTAATGTGATATCGTCATTTGTACATCTTGTAGGATGGGCTTACAGAGCTACAGTCAGAAGGCTGTGA